The segment CGAGGATGACGCCGGGGGCGTTGCGCAGCACCTGGCGGGCGCCGTCCGCGGTGACCTCGGAGGCGAAGACGGCGTGCACCGCGATCGAGTGGCCGGTGACGACCGGGACCCGTACGCAGGTGGCGGAGACCTTCAACGCCGGCAGGCCGAGGATCTTGCGGGACTCGTTGCGGAGTTTCAGCTCCTCCGAGGACCAGCCGAGGTCGGCCAGTTCGCCGGACCAGGGCACCACGTTGAGGGCCAGCGGGGCCGGGAAGGGGCCGAGCTCGTCACCGACCGCCTGGCGCACGTTGCCGGGCCGGGAGCCGAGCAGCCGGTCGCCGGCGACCTTGGTGAGCTGGTCGTGGAGGGTGTCGACGCCGATCTGGCCGGCGCCGGAGGCTGATTGGTACGAGGCGAGCACGAGTTCGCGTAGCCCGTACTCGTAGTGCAGCGGAGCCACCGCCATGATCATCGCCGCGGTGGTGCAGTTCGCGCTGGAGACGATGCCGCGCGGGCGGTGCCCGGCCACCTCACGGTTGACCTCGGGCACCACCAGCGGTACGTCGGACTGCATGCGGAACGCGGAGGAGTTGTCCACCACGACCGCGCCCCGGGAGACCGCGATCGGGGCCCACTGGACCGACACGTCGTCGGGCACGTCGAACATCGCGACGTCGACCCCGTCGAAGGCCTCGGCGGTCAGCTCGCGCACGATCAGTTGCTCGCCGCGGCAGGTCAGGACCTTGCCGGCGGACCGGGCCGTGGCGATCAGCCGGATCTCGCCCCAGACGTTGCGCCGGGACGAGAGCAGCTCGAGCATGACTGACCCGACGGAGCCGGTCGCTCCGACGACGGCGAGCGTTGGCTGCGCCATCGCCGGGCTTACCGGCCGGTACCCGCGTAGACGACCGCCTCCTCGTTACCCCCGAGCTCGAACTGGTCGTGCACTGCACGGACCGCGGTGTCGAGGTCGGTGTCCCGGCAGACGACGGAGACCCGGATCTCCGAGGTGGAGATCATTTCGATGTTGACGCCGGCCGCGCCGATGCAGGCGAAGAAGGCGGCCGCGACACCCGGGTGCGAGCGCATGCCCGCACCGATCAGCGAGACCTTGCCGACGTGGTCGTCGAAGAGCAGGCTCTTGAACTTGATCTGATCCTTGATCTTGTCGAGCGCGCCCATCGCGTTCGCCCCGTCGGCCTTGGGCAGCGTGAACGAGATGTCGGTGCGCCCGGTGCCCTCGGTGGAGACGTTCTGCACGATCATGTCGATGTTGATCTCGGCCTGAGCCACCGTCTCGAAGATCCGGCCGGCCGCGCCCGGCTCGTCGGGCACCCCGACGATCGTGATCTTCGCTTCGCTGCGGTCGTGAGCGACCCCGGTGATCAGTGCGTTCTCCACGTCAGGGTCCTCCATCGATCCGGTGACGAGCGTGCCTTCTTTGTTCGAGTACGACGAGCGTACGTGGATCGGCACCCCGAACCGGCGGGCGTACTCCACGCATCGCAACATCAGCACCTTCGCACCGCCGGCGGCGAGCTCGAGCATCTCTTCGTACGTGATCTTCTTGATGTGCTTGGCGTCCGGCACGATCCGCGGGTCGGCGGTGAACACGCCGTCCACGTCGGTGTAGATCTCGCAGACGTCGGCGTGCAGCGCCGCGGCCAGCGCGACCGCGGTGGTGTCCGATCCGCCGCGGCCGAGGGTGGTGATGTCCTTGGTGTCCTGCGACACGCCCTGGAAACCGGCGACGATGGCGATCGCGCCCTCGTCCAGCGCGGTCCGCAGGCGGCCGGGGGTGACGTCGATGATCCGCGCCTTGCCGTGCACCGAGGTGGTGAGCACGCCGGCCTGGGAGCCGGTGTACGACCGGGCTTCATACCCCAGGTTGTGGATCGCCATGGCGAGCAGCGCCATCGAGATCCGCTCGCCGGCGGTGAGCAGCATGTCCAGCTCGCGACCCGGCGGCAGCGGGCTGACCTGGTTGGCCAGATCGAGCAGCTCGTCCGTGGTGTCACCCATCGCGGAGACGACGACCACGACGTCGTCGCCGGCCTTGCGGGCGGCCACGATGCGCTCCGCCACGCGCTTGATGCGCTCGGCGGTCCCCACCGACGAACCACCGTACTTCTGCACCACAAGAGCCACGGCGAACCAACCCTCCAGTTACACAGTCGCAACCACCCTAGCCGCGCGTCTGCCGCTGCTCGACAGGCGATCCCAGATTCCGGCCATTGCGGGCGCGACACGCCGGAGTCACCACAGCAGCGTGTCGCGGGATGGGGTGAACAATGTCGCGGTGCGCCTTTTCGCGTTGACCACCGCCCTACTGGTCATGGGCTTGGCCGGCTGCGGCGCAGACACCCCTGACACGGAGCCGTCGGCCTCGGCCTCCCCCGAGGCTGAGCCGGCCGCCGAAGCCCGCGACGCCCTGGCCGGCCTGGCCGCGCTCGGGCTGGACCTGCGGTACGCCGCTCTCTACAGCCTGGACACGGGTGACGGCGCACCCCGCGCGGTGGTCGCCACGGTGGCGCAGGACGGCAGTTGGAAGGTCGACATCCCGAACGGCGCGCTCGGCGGCACGGCCGGGGTCACCGTCACCCGCAATGCCGGCGGGTTGTTCCAGTGCACCCTCGCCACCGAGACCAATCCGATCACGCCGACCTGCGTCCGGGTCGCCGAGCGTGGTGACAAGGTGCCCCGCAAGTACGACCCGAAGGTGCAGCGCCTGTTCCGGCAGTGGCTTTCGGTGTTCACCGATCGGCAGTCGGCTCTGGCGGTCTCCGCGGTGCAGCCGCTGGCCGGGGCCGAGGGCTCCTGCTACGCCGTCGATTCGGTCTCGGCTGCGCTGGACGCGCCGGTCGACGTCGGCATCTACTGCTACTCCGAGGACGGCCTGCTGACCGCGGCCCGGGTCGAGTTCGGTGTGCTCAAGCTGGTTCGGCGGGTGGACGGTCCGCAGACCGTGCCGCTGCCGGGCCCGGAGGCGGGCGGCCAGCCGATGGGTATGAACAGCCCGCCGGCCGTGGTGCAGCCCACCGACTTCCCACCATCCGGGCAGGTCATTAGCCCGGGCTGACTCGATCACGTAGGGTGTTGGGCGACATGTGGCACGCGTACCTTCTCCTTCGCTGCCGCGACGAGGCCCCATTTCAGGCCGGCACCTCGTCGCGGAGTTGATGCACGCCGCCTGCTCGTCTTCGTTTCGACAGGAGCAGTCACATGTCCGTTTTCTCCTCGCAGCGCTCGTCCTCGATGCCGTACGAGCGCTACACGCCG is part of the Actinoplanes sp. NBC_00393 genome and harbors:
- a CDS encoding aspartate-semialdehyde dehydrogenase; the protein is MAQPTLAVVGATGSVGSVMLELLSSRRNVWGEIRLIATARSAGKVLTCRGEQLIVRELTAEAFDGVDVAMFDVPDDVSVQWAPIAVSRGAVVVDNSSAFRMQSDVPLVVPEVNREVAGHRPRGIVSSANCTTAAMIMAVAPLHYEYGLRELVLASYQSASGAGQIGVDTLHDQLTKVAGDRLLGSRPGNVRQAVGDELGPFPAPLALNVVPWSGELADLGWSSEELKLRNESRKILGLPALKVSATCVRVPVVTGHSIAVHAVFASEVTADGARQVLRNAPGVILVDDPEAGEFPMPIDAVGTDPSWVGRIRRAMDDPRALSLFVTGDNMRKGAALNTVQIAELIAAELSKRPEPS
- a CDS encoding aspartate kinase — encoded protein: MALVVQKYGGSSVGTAERIKRVAERIVAARKAGDDVVVVVSAMGDTTDELLDLANQVSPLPPGRELDMLLTAGERISMALLAMAIHNLGYEARSYTGSQAGVLTTSVHGKARIIDVTPGRLRTALDEGAIAIVAGFQGVSQDTKDITTLGRGGSDTTAVALAAALHADVCEIYTDVDGVFTADPRIVPDAKHIKKITYEEMLELAAGGAKVLMLRCVEYARRFGVPIHVRSSYSNKEGTLVTGSMEDPDVENALITGVAHDRSEAKITIVGVPDEPGAAGRIFETVAQAEINIDMIVQNVSTEGTGRTDISFTLPKADGANAMGALDKIKDQIKFKSLLFDDHVGKVSLIGAGMRSHPGVAAAFFACIGAAGVNIEMISTSEIRVSVVCRDTDLDTAVRAVHDQFELGGNEEAVVYAGTGR